From a region of the Paenibacillus sp. R14(2021) genome:
- a CDS encoding AraC family transcriptional regulator — MRKTDGFQSEKIIVLPPYLLEQMTAHPLIRPLYLTDIGYFPSALHHYRERPEGCDTHIVIYCAGGAGWVSVHGVVHQLQERSLIVIPADAPHAYGAGDKDPWTIYWFHFRGEQAAAYASLLGGGQHPLMLTTSDSDRFVTLFHQCYDLLSTKSYSAAHQLLAVQTAAYAMSQLGLISAERGDEDRRKPYVEAALQFMTVRLEHDLTLDEIARHAQISKQHLNHLFKASTGFAPIDYYHRMKMQRASQLLDLTSLSIKEICLSLGYKDPYYFSRLFKKMMGLSPTAYRSKLKG, encoded by the coding sequence ATGCGAAAAACGGACGGCTTCCAATCCGAGAAAATCATCGTGCTTCCGCCCTACCTGCTGGAGCAGATGACCGCTCATCCACTTATTCGTCCGCTCTATCTGACAGATATCGGATACTTTCCGAGCGCGCTGCATCACTACCGGGAAAGGCCGGAAGGCTGCGACACGCATATCGTCATCTACTGTGCCGGCGGAGCCGGCTGGGTATCCGTGCACGGCGTTGTCCATCAGCTCCAGGAACGAAGCTTAATCGTTATTCCCGCAGATGCGCCGCATGCCTACGGAGCAGGCGACAAGGATCCATGGACGATATACTGGTTTCATTTTCGCGGCGAGCAGGCCGCTGCGTATGCATCCTTGCTTGGCGGAGGGCAGCATCCGCTCATGCTGACCACCAGCGATTCGGACAGGTTCGTTACCTTGTTTCACCAATGCTATGATCTTCTCTCAACCAAATCCTACTCCGCCGCGCATCAGCTGCTCGCCGTGCAAACGGCTGCCTATGCCATGAGCCAGCTCGGTCTCATCTCGGCGGAACGCGGTGATGAGGATCGAAGGAAGCCTTATGTAGAAGCCGCGCTTCAATTCATGACGGTAAGGCTGGAGCATGATCTGACCTTGGATGAGATCGCCAGGCACGCGCAAATATCCAAGCAGCATCTGAATCATCTGTTCAAGGCATCCACCGGCTTCGCGCCGATCGACTATTACCACCGCATGAAGATGCAGCGCGCGAGCCAGCTTCTAGATCTGACGAGCCTCAGCATCAAGGAAATTTGTCTCTCGCTCGGCTACAAGGACCCGTACTACTTCTCGCGTCTGTTCAAGAAGATGATGGGCCTCTCGCCGACGGCCTACCGCAGCAAATTGAAAGGCTAG